The DNA region TCGACGCCTTCGCCCGGGATCTCGCCGCCGCCGGTGGTACCGGGCTGATCACCCCGGATCTGATTCCCGACGAAGCGGACGAGTGGCTGGCCGCCTCGGACGCCCACGGGCTGGACCGTACCTTCCTGGTGGCGCCCTCCTCGACGGACGAGCGCCTGGCGATGACGGCGGCCCACTGCCGGGGCTTCATCTACGCCACCGCCCTGATGGGGGTGACCGGCGCCCGTAGCCAGACCTCCGAGGCGGCACCCGTGCTGGTCTCCCGGGTCCGCGCGGTGACCGATCTGCCGGTCGGCGTCGGGCTCGGCGTCGGCACCGGGGCCCAGGCCGCCACGGTCGCCGGCTACGCCGACGGGGTGATCGTCGGCAGCGCCCTGATCCGCTGCCTGCTGGACGCCCCCGACACCCCCACCGCCCTGACCGCCCTCACCACCCTGGCCACCGACCTGGCCACCGGCGTCCGCCACCCCACCCCCTGACCCCACCCCCTCCCTCCCGCACCCTCACCCCGCCCCCTGAGCCGCGTCGATCATGCACTTTTGGTCGCCGATTCGCCGGGAATGGGCGGTATGCGGGGACGGAAAGTGCAAGATCGCGGGGGCTGAGTGGGGGATGGGGGTGGGAGGTTGGGTGGCCGGGGTGACGGTGGTGGGGTGGGCAGCGGTAGGGTGCGCCCGTGAGTCTCGCCTCGCCGACCTACCTGGCCGCCATCCCCAGCCCGAGTACCGCCGTGTGGAATCTCGGGCCGATTCCCCTGCGGGCGTACGCCCTCTGCATTCTCGCCGGCATCGTGGTGGCCTGCTGGGTCACCGACCGGCGACTGCGTCAGCGGGGGGTAGCTCCCGGCGCGGTGCTGGACATCGCCCTGTGGGCGGTGCCCGCCGGCATCATCGGCGCCCGGATCTACCACGTGATCACCTCACCGGCGCAGTACTTCGGCACCGGTGGTGACCCGATCAGGGTCTTCTACATCCACGAGGGTGGGCTGGGGATCTGGGGCGCGGTCGCCGGTGGCGCGGTAGGGGCCTGGTTCGCCGCCCGGCAGTTGGGCATCCCCTTCGCGGTGGTGGCCGACGCGCTGGCCCCCGGTCTGCCCCTGGCCCAGGCGGTCGGTCGGCTCGGCAACTGGTTCAACAACGAGTTGTACGGCAGCCGGACGGACCTGCCCTGGGGCCTGGAGATCCACCGGATGGAGGGTGGGCAGGCGCTGCGCGACGAGGCCGGCCGGCCGATCCTGGAGGAGGGGCTCTACCACCCGACCTTCGCCTATGAGGCGCTGTGGAACGTCGGGGTCGCCGCCCTGGTCTTCTACCTCGACCGTAAGCTGCGGCTCGGCCGGGGCAGGGCCTTCGCGCTGTACGTGATGGGCTACACCGCCGGCCGGTTCTGGATCGAGATGATGCGGACCGACGAGGCCAACACCATCTTCGGCGTACGCCTCAACGTCTGGACCGCGGCGCTGGTGTTCCTCGGCGCCCTGGCCTACTTCCTGCTGGTCCGTGGCCCGCGCCAGTACCTGATCCCGATCGGCGCCGCGGCCGCCGCCCCGACGGCCGACTCCGACGTCTCCCAGGTGGACCTGTCCGCCCGGCAGGCCGCCGAGCAGTCGGCCGCGCCGGAGGGCTACCGGACGGTCAGCGAGGAGCAGTTCCGGCACTGGCAGGCGACCGGCGAGGCGCCTCCCGAGGGACCCGACCCGACCGGTACGGCCCCAGGAGAGCCCGACGCGGGCGCTGCCGGGGACCGGCCGGACGACGAGCCCGTCGACGGCGAGGGGGCCTCGGCCCGCCCCGCCGAACGCGACAGCTGAACGAGGGGGTGGCCATGCGGACCGCGGTGGTGGTCGGCGGCGGGCTGGGCGGCCTGGCCGTATCCGGTGCGCTAGCCCGGTCCGGCTGGCAGGTCACCCTCCTGGAACAGGCCGACCGGATCCGCCCGGAGGCGACCGCGGTCGTACTCTGGCCGAACGGGGTCCGGGCCCTGCGTGCCCTGGACCTCGGCGCCGGCCTGGACGCGGTGGCCACCCCGTTGCCCGACGGCGGGGTACGCCGTCCGGACGGTCACTGGCTGGTGCAGCCGAGACCGGTCCCGGTCGAGCGGCTGCCCGTCGTGGTGCACCGGGAGGACCTGCACGACGCGTTGATCGCCGGCCTGGGCGAGCGGGTGGAACTGCGTACCGGGGTGACCGTGCGGACCGTACGGGTGGCCCCGGGTGAGCGTCCCGCGGTCGGCGACGGCCGGCACACCTTCGAAGCCGACCTGGTGGTGGCCGCGGACGGAGTCGACAGCCTCATCCGTCGTCAACTCGCCCCGGAAGCCGGCGTGGTCAGCTCCGGCTGTGCCGCCTGGCGGGCGGTGATCCCCTGGTACCGGGCGCCGAGCCTGCCCGATTCGGTGGGCGGGGAGATCCTCGGCGCCGGCTACCGGTTCGTGGCCGCCTCCCTGGGAGAGCGGGGTTCCTCCGGTGCCTCCAGCCGGGGCGGCATCTACTGGATGGCGACCGCCGCGGGTGCGGCCCGACCCGAACCGCCGCAGACCCAGCTGGCCCTGCTGCGCCGCTGGTACGCTGGCTGGCCCGGACCCGTCGACGAGTTGCTGTCCGCCACCGAACCCGAGGACCTGGTGCAGCAGGAGATCCGCGAGCTGCGCCCGCTGCCGAAGGCGTACGGGTTCCCGTCCGGGCCCGGCGGAGTGGTGCTGCTCGGCGACGCGGCCCACGCCATGCCGCCGCATCTCGGCCAGGGCGCGTGCCTGGCCTTCGAGGACGCGGCGACACTCGCCGCGTTGCTGCGCGAGTCGACCCTGCCGGATGCGGTGGTGGCGTACGACCGGGCACGGCGTCCCCGCACGGCGGCCGTGGTTCGGCAGACCCGCCGGATGTCCGCG from Micromonospora sp. NBC_01739 includes:
- the trpA gene encoding tryptophan synthase subunit alpha, which codes for MSRIGVVFDKARADGRAVLIGCMPAGFPTVEGSIAAMKAMVAAGVDVIELEIPYSDPVMDGPVIQRASDIALAGGVRTRDALRIIEEVTATGAPVVTMTYWNPIEQYGVDAFARDLAAAGGTGLITPDLIPDEADEWLAASDAHGLDRTFLVAPSSTDERLAMTAAHCRGFIYATALMGVTGARSQTSEAAPVLVSRVRAVTDLPVGVGLGVGTGAQAATVAGYADGVIVGSALIRCLLDAPDTPTALTALTTLATDLATGVRHPTP
- the lgt gene encoding prolipoprotein diacylglyceryl transferase, with the protein product MSLASPTYLAAIPSPSTAVWNLGPIPLRAYALCILAGIVVACWVTDRRLRQRGVAPGAVLDIALWAVPAGIIGARIYHVITSPAQYFGTGGDPIRVFYIHEGGLGIWGAVAGGAVGAWFAARQLGIPFAVVADALAPGLPLAQAVGRLGNWFNNELYGSRTDLPWGLEIHRMEGGQALRDEAGRPILEEGLYHPTFAYEALWNVGVAALVFYLDRKLRLGRGRAFALYVMGYTAGRFWIEMMRTDEANTIFGVRLNVWTAALVFLGALAYFLLVRGPRQYLIPIGAAAAAPTADSDVSQVDLSARQAAEQSAAPEGYRTVSEEQFRHWQATGEAPPEGPDPTGTAPGEPDAGAAGDRPDDEPVDGEGASARPAERDS
- a CDS encoding FAD-dependent oxidoreductase, which produces MRTAVVVGGGLGGLAVSGALARSGWQVTLLEQADRIRPEATAVVLWPNGVRALRALDLGAGLDAVATPLPDGGVRRPDGHWLVQPRPVPVERLPVVVHREDLHDALIAGLGERVELRTGVTVRTVRVAPGERPAVGDGRHTFEADLVVAADGVDSLIRRQLAPEAGVVSSGCAAWRAVIPWYRAPSLPDSVGGEILGAGYRFVAASLGERGSSGASSRGGIYWMATAAGAARPEPPQTQLALLRRWYAGWPGPVDELLSATEPEDLVQQEIRELRPLPKAYGFPSGPGGVVLLGDAAHAMPPHLGQGACLAFEDAATLAALLRESTLPDAVVAYDRARRPRTAAVVRQTRRMSAVLQTRGRLALRARDAALGAISPRLLGTTAAIAAQWRPPA